The following proteins are co-located in the Mycolicibacterium goodii genome:
- a CDS encoding substrate-binding domain-containing protein, with amino-acid sequence MFRKVTRNTRTVGAVLMAGSLVLGMTACGGSGSDGVKVGLITKTDSNPYFVKLREAAQAQADKDGAQLIAVAGAFDGDNEGQVTAIENMVGQGVKGILITPNSSTGVLDAIKKARDAGVVVIALDTATDPEDAVDATFATDNKAAGVSQGKWVRAALGNTPPQVIMLDGTPGGTVDTFRHDGFLEGFGLTENSPEIVGQENTNGDQTKAQTAMENLLQRAPGVNALYTINEPAAAGAYQAIQAAGRANQVTIGSIDGSCTGVADVKSGKIGATVMQFPAKMAELGVQAVVKFAQDGTKPSGFNDTGSELITDKPMPGLQSKDTAWGEQNCWG; translated from the coding sequence ATGTTCAGAAAGGTCACCAGAAACACCCGCACGGTTGGGGCTGTCCTCATGGCAGGCTCGCTGGTTCTCGGGATGACCGCCTGCGGCGGCTCCGGTTCGGACGGCGTCAAGGTCGGTCTGATCACCAAGACCGACTCGAACCCCTATTTCGTGAAGCTGCGGGAGGCCGCGCAGGCGCAGGCAGACAAGGACGGCGCCCAGTTGATCGCGGTCGCAGGCGCGTTCGACGGCGACAACGAAGGTCAGGTCACGGCCATCGAGAACATGGTCGGTCAGGGCGTGAAGGGCATCCTGATCACGCCGAACTCCTCCACCGGCGTGCTCGACGCGATCAAGAAGGCACGCGACGCGGGTGTCGTCGTCATCGCGCTCGACACCGCGACCGACCCCGAGGACGCCGTGGACGCCACCTTCGCCACGGACAACAAGGCCGCGGGCGTCAGCCAGGGCAAGTGGGTCAGGGCGGCCCTGGGCAATACCCCGCCCCAGGTCATCATGCTCGACGGAACCCCGGGCGGTACCGTCGACACCTTCCGCCACGACGGATTCCTCGAAGGTTTCGGTCTCACCGAGAACTCACCGGAGATCGTCGGCCAAGAGAACACCAACGGCGACCAGACCAAGGCGCAGACCGCCATGGAGAACCTGCTGCAGCGCGCCCCTGGCGTCAACGCGCTCTACACCATCAACGAGCCCGCCGCGGCCGGTGCCTATCAGGCGATCCAGGCGGCCGGTCGCGCAAACCAGGTCACCATCGGGTCCATCGACGGAAGCTGCACGGGCGTCGCGGATGTGAAGTCCGGAAAGATCGGCGCGACGGTCATGCAGTTCCCGGCGAAGATGGCCGAGCTGGGCGTGCAGGCCGTGGTCAAGTTCGCCCAGGACGGCACCAAGCCCAGCGGGTTCAACGACACCGGGTCGGAGCTCATCACCGACAAGCCGATGCCGGGGCTCCAGTCCAAGGACACCGCATGGGGCGAGCAGAACTGCTGGGGCTGA
- a CDS encoding serine hydrolase domain-containing protein produces the protein MRLSRSRLLVLCTVVAAAASSCGQPAPAPDAAAPVTIASPTASPTQVTSPVTPVDDFSAVARLVDDAIAARRLPGAVVQVGHAGKIVFRGAFGSRKLDGEPGWDGAPAPAEPMTEDTLFDLASLTKSIATTTAVLQLHEQGKVRLDEPVQTYLPDFNPTADPRRARVTLRMLLTHTSGIAGDLSLDGPWGLTAADKAEGIKRALGAWVVFEPGAMFHYSDIGFIILGALVEKITGEPLDGYVRDHVFAPLGMSDTYYLPVAKACGPHEIRGNALVFDPDAAPEHDCPADSWSTDLLTRVAPTALDGDTPGINPHFGLPLRGTVHDPTARRMGGVAGSAGVFTTVHDLGLFAQALLDRRANRPSAFPLQPATVELMTTPQQPRPGQDLRGLGWDIDTAHSRPRGTVFPVGSFGHTGFTGVSVWLDPGSDTYVIILANVIHQRGGPPISALAGEVATEAARALHLYGT, from the coding sequence GTGAGGCTGTCCCGGTCGCGCCTTCTGGTGCTCTGCACCGTCGTCGCCGCCGCGGCGTCATCCTGCGGTCAGCCCGCACCCGCGCCGGATGCCGCGGCTCCGGTCACCATCGCCTCGCCGACCGCGTCCCCGACTCAGGTCACCTCGCCCGTGACGCCGGTGGATGACTTCTCGGCCGTCGCCCGCCTGGTTGACGACGCCATCGCGGCACGACGGCTGCCGGGTGCGGTGGTCCAGGTCGGCCACGCGGGCAAGATCGTGTTCCGCGGGGCGTTCGGTTCACGCAAACTCGACGGCGAGCCGGGTTGGGACGGAGCACCGGCACCCGCCGAGCCGATGACCGAGGACACCCTCTTCGACCTGGCATCCCTGACCAAGAGCATCGCGACGACGACGGCCGTCCTGCAGCTGCACGAGCAGGGCAAGGTCCGCCTCGACGAGCCCGTGCAGACCTACCTGCCGGACTTCAACCCGACCGCGGATCCCCGCCGCGCCCGGGTGACGTTGCGCATGCTGCTCACCCACACCTCCGGTATCGCAGGCGATCTGAGCCTGGACGGCCCATGGGGGTTGACCGCCGCCGACAAGGCCGAGGGCATCAAGCGGGCGCTGGGCGCGTGGGTGGTGTTCGAGCCCGGCGCGATGTTCCACTACTCCGACATCGGGTTCATCATCCTGGGCGCGCTGGTCGAGAAGATCACCGGAGAACCCCTGGACGGCTACGTGCGCGATCACGTCTTCGCACCGCTCGGCATGTCCGACACGTACTACCTGCCCGTGGCGAAAGCGTGTGGCCCGCACGAGATCCGGGGTAACGCGCTGGTTTTTGATCCGGACGCAGCGCCGGAGCACGACTGCCCGGCCGACTCCTGGAGCACCGATCTGCTGACCCGCGTCGCACCGACGGCGCTCGACGGGGACACCCCGGGCATCAACCCGCACTTCGGCCTGCCCCTGCGCGGTACCGTGCACGACCCGACGGCCCGCCGCATGGGCGGGGTGGCCGGTAGCGCCGGGGTGTTCACGACGGTCCACGACCTGGGCCTGTTCGCGCAGGCTTTACTTGATCGACGGGCCAACCGCCCCAGCGCTTTTCCGCTGCAGCCTGCCACGGTCGAACTGATGACCACGCCACAGCAGCCCCGCCCCGGACAGGACCTGCGGGGCCTCGGCTGGGACATCGACACCGCCCATTCGCGACCGCGCGGCACGGTCTTCCCGGTCGGCAGCTTCGGCCACACCGGGTTCACCGGGGTCTCGGTGTGGCTGGACCCTGGCTCGGACACCTACGTGATCATCCTGGCGAATGTCATCCACCAGCGCGGCGGCCCGCCGATCTCGGCGCTCGCCGGCGAGGTGGCCACCGAAGCCGCCCGCGCACTGCATCTCTACGGCACCTGA